Genomic window (Candidatus Desulfarcum epimagneticum):
TGGTGCCGGGTTTTGAGGCGCCCGTGAACCTGGCGTACTCCAGCCGGAACCGAAGCGCCGCCGTCCGGATTCCCATGTACTCCTCGTCCCCCAAGGCCAAACGCATCGAGTTCCGCACCCCGGACCCGTCCTGCAACGGCTACCTGGCCTTTTCCGCCGTTCTCATGGCGGCCCTGGACGGCATCGAAAACAAGATCGACCCGGGCGATCCGCTGGACAAAAACATCTACGATCTGCCCCCCGAGGAGCTTTCCGGGCTGGAATCGGCCCCGGGCTCTTTGGAGGAGGCGCTGGACGCGCTGGACGCGGACCGCGAATTTCTCATGAAGGGGGACGTGTTCACCCAGGACCTCATCGACACATGGATTGAGTACAAAACCGAGAACGAGGCGGTGGAGGTGAGGCTCAGGCCCCATCCCCATGAGTTTTACCTGTATTACGATATATAAACCCAACACTGTTTTGAGGGTTTTTCGAAGAACAGGAAAAAGGAGAAAGCGAATGTCCAAAATCGCCATACTGTACTGCAAAAAGGTCAAGGATCACTCGTGCATCGCCTGCGCGAAATGTTACAAGGGAATCGCGGAGAAAAACGGGGAGTTTGCCCGGCACGAGGAGATTGAGCTGGCGGCCATGACCGATTGCGGAGATTGCCCCGGCATCGCGGTCCCAAGGGTCAAACTGCTGACCGAGGTGACGAACAATCTGGATCGGCCCCTGGACGCCGTTCACC
Coding sequences:
- a CDS encoding Metal-binding protein → MSKIAILYCKKVKDHSCIACAKCYKGIAEKNGEFARHEEIELAAMTDCGDCPGIAVPRVKLLTEVTNNLDRPLDAVHLGTCVKMAMETADCPIDFDDLKITLEKKFGLDLILGTHSY